The DNA segment GACACCGTCAATAAAAGCTCTTAAAATTATATATATATTGTTGTACTTCATAATATTATCTGTATATTATAAAGAGTATAATGATTTAAAAGATACGTAGTTAAAAAATGTAAATTAATATAGTGATGTATATTAGCAGCACCTTTTTTAGATCAGAAAGAGCATTACATATGTGTTTTTCTACTGTTCTCTTACTTATATTTAGTGTCTTTGAAATTTCATCATTACTCATTCCGTCGCGGCGGCTCATTTCAAAAACTTGTTTCTGACGCTCTGGCATTTTATCTATTTCATGTTGAATGACATCAAGTAATTCGTTATAGAACGTATCATTATCTGTACTTTCAGGATTATAGATATTTGCAACTTCCGAAATGTCCTTATATTTTATAGATTTAGCTATAACTTTTAAGGATTCATTACGAGAAATCATATACAGGTAAGAATTGAGGTTCATTATATTTTTTGCATTAGATCTATTATCCCATAGTCTCATAAAAATATCTTGCGATATATTTTCGGCTTCTACTTCATCATGAATAAAGCCATTAATATATTTCTTTACTTTGGGATAATATGAAATAAAAATAATATCAAATGCCTTAGAATTTCCTTTACTCAAGGATTCTAACAATTCGTATTCTCCATTATCAGTAATTACTTTCATATTAGAAATAGGTATTCGATCTTTTGTTGGTGGCAAAAATACATAATTTATTTTAACCTGCAAAACAACAAAATACTTTTTTTAATATACAAAAACAATTACATTGGATAATACCGTTCGCATTTTGTCTTTTGTAATTATGTTATAGCCTATTGATAATAACAATTATATAATTAGGAGAAAAAATCTCTCTGTAATTATTTTATTTGTTATTTTACTTCCACTGGTACATTTTAGCTTAAAACATTGTGTCACAGTAACATAGTTCCGGGGAGGTGAAAATTCCACCTCCCCGCTTTTTTATGTGAATGGGCTAATATGGGGCATTTTTGTATATTTTTCGATTATTATTTGTACCTTCGTGCTTCGTTTTTCTATTAAAATAGGATGAAGATAACACTAATAAAAGAAGACAGGAGCGAAAAGACATTCGCACGTATTATGCCCGAAGAGATAGTAAGGATAATACACAATGAGGATTATGAGACCCAATTACACGAGCTTAGGGAGATGTACCCTTTATTAAAAGCGCATAATGGTGGATCAAGGATTTCATACAGTAATATGAATTATACAAAACATATTCCACATATATGTTTTGCGGCTGAATATGAGAAGCGTGACGGCATATCCAACATGCGCCAATATAACGGCCTCGTACTATTAGAGATAAACAATTTGCCCTCTTATGAGGATGCTTGTAGTATCAGAAAGGCGGCGGCTGGTTTGCCGTATACTTATATCACTTTTGTAGGTGCCAGTATGCGCTCGGCCAAGATTGTATGTGGCGCCCGTTCGGCAGACGATGTGCTGCCTAATGACATCAACAAGGCTGCAAAGATACAGCTCAACGCATATAAGCGTTTGCATTATTTGTACAGTTCACAACTGGATATAACGGTCGATAACATACAACCCACTTTGCAGACAGAGTGCCTTATGAGTGCAGACAAAGGTATATACTTTAATCCCGAATTCGATCCTATCGTAGTAAGCGATAATGACATTAAAATACCTACATACAGGAAGGTGCAAAATACAGACTACTCAGATAGTTTGTTGCCGGGTATGAATCAGCAAAGCACCAACCAGCACATTTTTCATTATTGTATGGCAGACGCACTCGAAGATGCTGCTATAGAAGAAGGTGATATACCTACAGAGAAGGTTCTTAATCTACTTGCTAAATACTGCAACGAGTCTGGCCTTCCTCTTGAATTCGCTGTAAAAATGACAAATTACAAGCCTGAATTTGGCAAAGATGAACAATTGGTAAGGCAAATCTTTGATGAGGCTTATTTCAAAAAACTCACCGGTGTTATTCCTTTTAAGCATATCAAAAAGTCCACCCTACTAGCCTATAAGATGGAAGCTTTTATGAATACTCATTATGAACTTCGTAAAAATGTGATGACAGGCGTACCACAATACCGCTACCGGGATGGCTTCAATTATGAGTTTGTTGACCTTACCGATGAGGTTTGTAACTCTATGACGATCCGTGCATTGAAAGCCGGACTGGATTCGTGGGATAAAGATATGAACCGCTATATAAACTCAGTAGACATAGAACAGTATGACCCGGTTAATGATTATTTGTCCGGATTGCCTGAATGGGACGGAGTAGACCGTATAACGGCGATAGCAGAACGTGTGCCTACAACTAATGAAGATTGGGCAAAAAACTTTCATGTATGGATGAGAGCCATGGTAGCACATTGGATGGGTAAAGATATTCTGCATGGTAATGCCTATGTACCATTATTAATAGGTAATCAAGGTTGTGGTAAATCTTCCTTTTGCTCAATCTTGCTGCCACCGGAACTGCGCAATTATTATAATGATAAGATAGACTTCAAAAATGATACTGCTTTGAATATGGGACTAACGTCTTTTGCACTGATCAATATTGACGAATTTGACAGCCTTTCACGTAGTCAGCAACCGCTATTAAAGTATTTGCTTACCAAATCGGATGTAAAGATTCGCCCTCCATATGGCAAGGCATACGAGAACCGTCGCCGCTATGCTTCTTTTATTGGAACCACTAATAATCACCAGCCACTGACAGATCCTTCAGGCAGCCGTCGATTTATCTGTGTGGAAATTGTGGATGGTGAAAGTATTGATTTCCGCACTCATATTGACTACGAACAGGTATATGCTCAGCTCAAATACGAGATCAACGACGGTGATAAATACTGGTTTGATGACAAAGAAACAGAGCTTATAATGAACCGGAATGCCCGTTTTCAGCATATTTCGGACCTTGGACAGATGATTTCATCAATAATTCGTCGTCCATTAGCGGATGAAACGCCTGAAAAGATGATGGTAGAGGATATAGCCGATCTACTAGAAGACCGGTTTGATAGCTTTATACGCATAAAGTCAACCAACCGAGATATCGGTAAATATCTTCGCAGTCATGGCTATGAACATAGGAAAAGCGAGGGAATGTCATCGTATTATGTGATGAACCGATAGCTTTAGGGTATCAATCTAACTTGAACAGCCTAGCAATTTAAGTTGGATTGGTGACCAATTCAAGTTAAGTTGGTATGTAAATCAACTTAAGTTTGTAACTGAAACCATCACGGGGAGGTGAAATTTTCACCTCCCCGAAGATAAAGCACTAATAATAAACAAGTTATAAAGAAAACAGCCTCGGGGAGGTGAAAATAAAAAAAGTATGAGTTTAAAAATAACATTAAGGGAAAACAAGATCAAATCGAATAAATCGTATAAGAAATGGTTTGCCCGCCCGGTCCATATCGGTGAGGTTCATACCGCCGATATAGCAAAGAAGATCCAGACGAACTCGACGTTCAGCCAGGGAACGGTAAAAGGCGTGATCGACGATTTCCTTCAGGAGATGAAGCAGTCAATGGAATCCGGCCAGACAGTCGTGATCGACGGCCTCGGCCGTTTTGAGCTTACAGTAGAGAGTGAAGGCGTTGACGACCCGAAGGACTTTCGCATAGCCAGACATATTAAAAAGGTAAAATGCAAGTTCCTTCAGGCAGGCAAACGTAAGATGGACGGCACACTCTCCTTGCAGTTAAGCAAAGATGCAGCTGTTGACTGGGCCCCCGGGGTGTGGGAATAACGACCCCTTTTGCAGTCCCTTTCTATAATATAATAAGGAGAGCTCTAAATAAAGTCGAAGTGTTTGTAAAGAAAGTGGAAACCTTTGCAAATAATTTCATTTTTTTTGCGAAAAGATTTGGTATTGTGGAAAATAGTTGTACCTTTGCATCCGCTTTCGAGAACGAACGTTCTTGTAAGCAAAAAGAAAGAGTTCTTTGAAAAGATTTACATAGACAGAGAAGTAGTACAAGAAGCGAGTGCTGGTATTGATATATTGGTACTCGGGTAACAAAAAGAAACGAACCGTCATTTATAATGAATAGGTGCTTTTAGACTTGAATTACGGAGAAGCGTTCTGAAACAGAGACAACTTTACGTATTGTGGAGGTCAGCAATGTCCGAGACAAGAAGTAGAAACAATATTTTACAATGGAGAGTTTGATCCTGGCTCAGGATGAACGCTAGCTACAGGCTTAACACATGCAAGTCGCGGGGTAACATTAGTCTAGCTTGCTAGACTAGATGACGACCGGCGCACGGGTGAGTAACGCGTATCCAACCTGCCTTTTACCACGGGATAGCCCCTCGAAAGAGGGAGTAATACCGTATGAGGTCATGCGACGACATCAGATCATGACGAAAGGTTTAGCGGTAAAAGATGGGGATGCGTCTGATTAGGCAGTTGGCGGGGTAACGGCCCACCAAACCGACGATCAGTAGGGGTTCTGAGAGGAAGGTCCCCCACATTGGAACTGAGACACGGTCCAAACTCCTACGGGAGGCAGCAGTGAGGAATATTGGTCAATGGTCGCAAGACTGAACCAGCCAAGTAGCGTGAGGGAAGACTGCCCTATGGGTTGTAAACCTCTTTTATCTGGGGATAAAGTGAGCCACGTGTGGCTTATTGCAGGTACCAGAAGAATAAGGACCGGCTAATTCCGTGCCAGCAGCCGCGGTAATACGGAAGGTCCAGGCGTTATCCGGATTTATTGGGTTTAAAGGGAGCGTAGGCCGCTTGGTAAGCGGGCAGTGAAATGCAGAGGCTCAACCTCTGACTTGCTGTTCGAACTGCCAGGCTTGAGTACGCACGAGGTAGGCGGAATTTGTGGTGTAGCGGTGAAATGCTTAGATATCACAAAGAACTCCAATTGCGAAGGCAGCTTACCGGAGCGCAACTGACGCTGAAGCTCGAAAGTGCGGGTATCGAACAGGATTAGATACCCTGGTAGTCCGCACGGTAAACGATGGATGCCCGCTGTTGGCCCATGTGGTCAGCGGCCAAGCGAAAGCGTTAAGCATCCCACCTGGGGAGTACGCCGGCAACGGTGAAACTCAAAGGAATTGACGGGGGCCCGCACAAGCGGAGGAACATGTGGTTTAATTCGATGATACGCGAGGAACCTTACCCGGGCTTGAATTGCAGACGAACGCGGCAGAGATGCCAAGGCCCTTCGGGGCGTCTGTGAAGGTGCTGCATGGTTGTCGTCAGCTCGTGCCGTGAGGTGTCGGCTTAAGTGCCATAACGAGCGCAACCCCTTTCCTTAGTTGCCATCAGGTCAAGCTGGGCACTCTGGGGATACTGCCACCGTAAGGTGTGAGGAAGGTGGGGATGACGTCAAATCAGCACGGCCCTTACGTCCGGGGCGACACACGTGTTACAATGGCGCGTACAGAGTGATGGCCGCCGGCAACGTCGGTCGAATCTATAAAACGCGCCTCAGTTCGGACTGGAGTCTGAAACCCGACTCCACGAAGCTGGATTCGCTAGTAATCGCGCATCAGCCATGGCGCGGTGAATACGTTCCCGGGCCTTGTACACACCGCCCGTCAAGCCATGAAAGCCGGGGGCGCCTGAAGTCCGTGACCGCAAGGGTCGGCCTAGGGTGAAACCGGTGATTGGGGCTAAGTCGTAACAAGGTAGCCGTACCGGAAGGTGCGGCTGGAACACCTCCTTTCTGGAGACGTTTCTCATACAACGTTATGCAAGACGAGAGGCACCATAAAAGTAAGAATAAAGAGGCGAGTGGATATAGTTATCCTTTTAGCTTCTTGTACACGGAACTGTTTATAAAATATAGAGGAAAAGGAAGCCGGGCGGACAAGCCCCTAAGGCTTGAACGATAAAACCGGGATAGAGTCCTATAGCTCAGTTGGTTAGAGCGCCACACTGATAATGTGGAGGTCGGCAGTTCAAGTCTGCCTGGGACTACAAGGCCCAGGACGTATATATACAACATACGGGGGATTAGCTCAGCTGGCTAGAGCACCTGCTTTGCAAGCAGGGGGTCAACGGTTCGAATCCGTTATTCTCCACACTCGGGAACAGTCCGCAAGGATTTAAAGAGTTCCCAAACGATCTTTGACATATTGGTACATGAAACTGTAAGTAAGACTTTTAAGTAAAGAAAAGAGAGCAATCTCAAGATACAGCTGAAAGTATGAGCTACTCATCCGGTCTCTCAAGAGCCGGATAGTAAGAAAGAAAGTAAATAAGGGCGCAGGGCGGATGCCTTGGCTCACGGAGGCGATGAAGGACGTGATAAGCTGCGATAAGCTTCGGGTAGGTGCAAATAACCGTTAATCCGAAGATTTCCGAATGGGACAACCCGGCAGTCTGAAGGACTGTCATTTGGACTTATGTCCAAAGGCGAACGCAGGGAACTGAAACATCTTAGTACCTGCAGGAAGAGAAAATAAACTAATGATTCCCCTAGTAGTGGCGAGCGAACGGGGAAGAGCCCAAACCGTTTTTGTGGTAACGCAAGAGCGGTGTTGTAGGACCGCGACATCGGACCTTAGAATCGATCGGAACGTTCTGGAAA comes from the Xylanibacter oryzae DSM 17970 genome and includes:
- a CDS encoding RNA polymerase sigma-70 factor, with product MKVITDNGEYELLESLSKGNSKAFDIIFISYYPKVKKYINGFIHDEVEAENISQDIFMRLWDNRSNAKNIMNLNSYLYMISRNESLKVIAKSIKYKDISEVANIYNPESTDNDTFYNELLDVIQHEIDKMPERQKQVFEMSRRDGMSNDEISKTLNISKRTVEKHICNALSDLKKVLLIYITILIYIF
- a CDS encoding VapE domain-containing protein, whose translation is MKITLIKEDRSEKTFARIMPEEIVRIIHNEDYETQLHELREMYPLLKAHNGGSRISYSNMNYTKHIPHICFAAEYEKRDGISNMRQYNGLVLLEINNLPSYEDACSIRKAAAGLPYTYITFVGASMRSAKIVCGARSADDVLPNDINKAAKIQLNAYKRLHYLYSSQLDITVDNIQPTLQTECLMSADKGIYFNPEFDPIVVSDNDIKIPTYRKVQNTDYSDSLLPGMNQQSTNQHIFHYCMADALEDAAIEEGDIPTEKVLNLLAKYCNESGLPLEFAVKMTNYKPEFGKDEQLVRQIFDEAYFKKLTGVIPFKHIKKSTLLAYKMEAFMNTHYELRKNVMTGVPQYRYRDGFNYEFVDLTDEVCNSMTIRALKAGLDSWDKDMNRYINSVDIEQYDPVNDYLSGLPEWDGVDRITAIAERVPTTNEDWAKNFHVWMRAMVAHWMGKDILHGNAYVPLLIGNQGCGKSSFCSILLPPELRNYYNDKIDFKNDTALNMGLTSFALINIDEFDSLSRSQQPLLKYLLTKSDVKIRPPYGKAYENRRRYASFIGTTNNHQPLTDPSGSRRFICVEIVDGESIDFRTHIDYEQVYAQLKYEINDGDKYWFDDKETELIMNRNARFQHISDLGQMISSIIRRPLADETPEKMMVEDIADLLEDRFDSFIRIKSTNRDIGKYLRSHGYEHRKSEGMSSYYVMNR
- a CDS encoding HU family DNA-binding protein, with translation MSLKITLRENKIKSNKSYKKWFARPVHIGEVHTADIAKKIQTNSTFSQGTVKGVIDDFLQEMKQSMESGQTVVIDGLGRFELTVESEGVDDPKDFRIARHIKKVKCKFLQAGKRKMDGTLSLQLSKDAAVDWAPGVWE